From a region of the Tenggerimyces flavus genome:
- a CDS encoding ABC transporter permease, with protein sequence MTDVDARQRSFVTRVVSGDRSLLALLGILVLLVVANTIIDSSFASAGQLRNTLLVTAPLALLAGGQTLCMLTGGIDLSVAMTATAAAYVTGVLSASGSPAVAILAGLGVGLVVGLVNGLAVGVFRVNPLIMTLGMAGILTGLLTVGSQSFLSGATRMSPLVLELGRGTIVGFVPWNLLVWLVLGCVLVFGLRRTGLGRLVYAVGDNRVAARLAGVRVWQVETAVYTACGLLAAVAGILIGGRSGSVDLQLAGSFLLPSVAAAVIGGTSILGGIGGYTGTILGALILAVLDTMLNLLTVDEPVKQVLYGCIILGLAWLYARGTSRDTT encoded by the coding sequence ATGACCGATGTCGACGCGCGGCAGCGTTCGTTCGTGACCCGGGTCGTCTCTGGCGATCGTTCGCTGCTTGCCCTGTTGGGGATTCTCGTTCTGCTGGTCGTGGCGAACACGATCATCGACTCCAGCTTCGCGTCAGCCGGGCAGTTGCGGAACACGTTGCTGGTGACGGCGCCGTTGGCCTTGCTGGCGGGCGGGCAGACGTTGTGCATGCTCACCGGTGGGATCGACCTGTCGGTGGCGATGACGGCCACCGCGGCGGCGTACGTGACGGGAGTCCTGTCCGCGTCGGGGAGCCCGGCGGTGGCGATCCTCGCCGGTCTGGGCGTGGGGCTCGTGGTGGGATTGGTGAACGGGCTCGCCGTCGGTGTCTTTCGGGTGAACCCGTTGATCATGACTTTGGGGATGGCCGGGATCCTGACCGGGCTGCTGACGGTGGGGTCGCAGTCGTTCCTCTCGGGAGCGACGCGGATGTCGCCGCTGGTGTTGGAGCTGGGGCGCGGGACGATCGTCGGCTTCGTACCGTGGAACCTGCTGGTGTGGCTGGTGCTCGGCTGCGTCCTGGTGTTCGGGCTGCGGCGGACGGGGTTGGGGCGGCTGGTCTACGCGGTCGGCGACAACCGCGTCGCGGCACGGCTGGCCGGGGTGCGGGTGTGGCAGGTCGAGACCGCGGTCTACACGGCGTGCGGTCTGCTGGCCGCGGTGGCGGGGATCCTGATCGGCGGCCGGTCGGGGTCGGTCGACCTCCAACTCGCCGGCTCGTTCCTGCTGCCGTCCGTGGCGGCGGCGGTGATCGGTGGGACCTCGATCCTCGGCGGGATCGGCGGCTACACGGGCACGATCCTCGGCGCGCTGATCCTCGCGGTGCTGGACACGATGCTGAACCTGCTGACGGTCGACGAGCCGGTGAAGCAGGTCCTGTACGGCTGCATCATCCTCGGCCTCGCCTGGCTCTACGCGCGGGGAACGTCGCGGGACACCACCTAG
- a CDS encoding PucR family transcriptional regulator — protein MPRSRATTAAHLERASGMLASATIDRMQDRLDWFRGMNPQDRSWIGLVAQTFIAAFVAWFRDPGPGPIVTADVLGTAPREIARKVTLHQTVEMIRIGIEVVEEKVVDIVPKDDVPTVREAVLLYSREIAFAAAAVYARAAEQRGAWDARLEALIVDSILRGEADEAIRSRAAALGWSESSQVLVVVGRTPGGDTETVVARMRRDGRHAGLDVLTGVQGDRMVVILGGVEDPQKSAGRVASHFGQGAVVFGTIVADLLAASTSARTAIAGLRAAPAWPDAPRPVAAEDLLPERALSGDGHARRQLVRDVYAPLAATGPVLLETLAAFFETGGSVEATARLLFVHANTVRYRLRRITELSGYSPSNPRHAYTLRIALTLGRLLAPEEQAPEAR, from the coding sequence ATGCCGAGGAGCCGGGCGACGACCGCAGCGCATCTGGAACGCGCCTCCGGCATGCTCGCCTCCGCGACGATCGACCGGATGCAGGACCGGCTGGACTGGTTCCGCGGCATGAACCCGCAGGACCGCTCCTGGATCGGTCTGGTCGCGCAGACCTTCATCGCCGCGTTCGTCGCCTGGTTCCGCGATCCCGGTCCCGGTCCGATCGTCACCGCCGATGTGCTCGGTACGGCGCCGCGCGAGATCGCGCGCAAGGTGACCTTGCATCAGACCGTCGAGATGATCCGGATCGGCATCGAGGTCGTCGAGGAGAAGGTCGTCGACATCGTCCCGAAGGACGACGTACCGACCGTCCGCGAGGCCGTGCTGCTCTACTCCCGCGAGATCGCGTTCGCCGCGGCCGCCGTGTACGCGCGGGCGGCCGAGCAGCGCGGTGCGTGGGACGCCCGGCTCGAGGCGTTGATCGTCGACTCGATCCTGCGTGGCGAGGCCGACGAGGCCATCCGGTCCAGAGCCGCCGCGCTCGGCTGGTCGGAGTCGAGCCAGGTGCTCGTCGTCGTCGGCCGTACTCCCGGCGGCGACACCGAGACGGTCGTCGCCCGCATGCGCCGGGACGGCCGACACGCCGGGCTCGACGTCCTCACCGGCGTCCAGGGCGACCGCATGGTCGTGATCCTCGGAGGCGTGGAAGATCCACAAAAATCCGCCGGCCGCGTCGCCAGCCACTTCGGCCAGGGCGCGGTCGTCTTCGGAACGATCGTCGCCGACCTGCTCGCCGCCTCCACATCCGCGCGAACGGCGATCGCCGGTCTCCGCGCGGCCCCCGCTTGGCCCGACGCGCCGCGCCCAGTGGCGGCCGAGGACCTGCTCCCCGAGCGCGCGCTGTCCGGAGACGGCCACGCCCGGCGGCAGCTCGTACGCGACGTTTACGCCCCACTCGCGGCTACCGGACCGGTGTTGCTGGAGACGCTCGCCGCGTTCTTCGAGACCGGAGGCTCGGTCGAGGCGACCGCACGCCTGCTGTTCGTGCACGCCAACACCGTGCGTTACCGGCTCAGGCGCATCACCGAGCTGTCCGGTTACAGCCCGTCGAACCCGCGGCACGCCTACACCCTCCGGATCGCCCTCACGCTCGGCCGATTGCTCGCTCCGGAAGAACAGGCGCCCGAGGCGCGCTAG
- a CDS encoding ABC transporter permease has product MTRTLRRSAWTGAVTVIFALLLVWNITQVPTFGAFEIQTLLASTLALAYLAMAQSVVVIGGGIDLSVGAMLVLINCLSARFMEGTSFGGSLLVAAGCLAVAAGIGALTGFVINVSKVPDIIVTLATSFVLGGVALFVLPSPGGGASPGFQALVLGADGTAWWPALACLVVPLLVIWLPLRRSKAGIAIFAVGSDSNAAFLSGVNPLQTKVVSYTVSGLFCGLAGLASTAFTAGGSPQATIAVTSTLASVAAIVLGGVALTGGVGGLVGPVIAVWCLYLIPNIMLGLGVDPSYGQVVGGVVVVVVVMVGGWLRLGRGKPA; this is encoded by the coding sequence ATGACACGTACTCTTCGGCGTTCCGCGTGGACCGGCGCGGTCACGGTGATCTTCGCGCTGCTGTTGGTGTGGAACATCACGCAGGTGCCGACGTTCGGCGCGTTCGAGATCCAGACGCTGCTCGCATCGACGCTTGCCCTTGCGTACTTGGCGATGGCGCAGTCGGTCGTCGTGATCGGCGGCGGCATCGACCTGTCCGTCGGCGCGATGCTGGTGCTGATCAACTGCCTGTCGGCCCGGTTCATGGAGGGAACGTCGTTCGGCGGCTCGCTCCTGGTGGCCGCTGGCTGCCTGGCCGTCGCCGCGGGGATCGGGGCTCTGACCGGGTTCGTCATCAACGTGTCGAAGGTGCCGGACATCATCGTCACGCTCGCGACGTCGTTCGTGCTCGGTGGTGTGGCTCTGTTCGTGCTGCCGTCGCCGGGTGGCGGGGCCTCCCCCGGCTTCCAGGCTTTGGTGTTGGGTGCGGACGGGACGGCCTGGTGGCCAGCGCTCGCGTGCCTGGTCGTTCCGCTGTTGGTGATCTGGCTGCCGTTGCGTCGTTCGAAGGCGGGCATCGCGATCTTCGCGGTCGGCAGTGACTCGAACGCGGCGTTCCTGTCGGGGGTCAATCCCCTGCAGACGAAGGTGGTCTCGTACACGGTGTCGGGGTTGTTCTGCGGGCTCGCGGGCCTCGCGTCGACGGCGTTCACCGCGGGTGGGAGCCCGCAGGCGACGATCGCGGTGACCTCGACGCTGGCGTCGGTCGCGGCGATCGTGCTCGGCGGCGTGGCGCTGACCGGCGGCGTGGGCGGGCTGGTCGGGCCGGTGATCGCGGTGTGGTGCCTGTACCTGATCCCGAACATCATGCTCGGGCTCGGCGTCGACCCGTCGTACGGCCAGGTCGTCGGCGGCGTGGTCGTGGTGGTCGTGGTGATGGTCGGCGGCTGGCTCCGGCTGGGAAGGGGCAAGCCGGCATGA
- a CDS encoding GNAT family N-acetyltransferase produces MPELQRLRADHAPALLEFERENRAYFAASIPDRGDAFFASFDQRHRDLLALQDAGTDHFHVLVEPDGSIVGRVNLVYVTEDGSADLGYRIAEHAAGRGLATAAVREVLELAPTYGLTSIRAETTLDNAASRVILGRVGFEPTGDVTLSGKPGISFLLKLA; encoded by the coding sequence GTGCCTGAACTCCAGCGTCTCCGCGCCGACCACGCCCCGGCCCTCCTCGAGTTCGAACGGGAGAACCGCGCCTACTTCGCCGCGTCGATCCCCGACCGGGGCGACGCGTTCTTCGCGAGCTTCGACCAGCGGCATCGCGATCTGCTCGCTCTCCAGGACGCCGGGACCGACCATTTCCACGTCCTCGTCGAGCCGGACGGCTCGATCGTCGGGCGTGTCAACCTCGTCTACGTGACGGAGGACGGGTCGGCCGACCTCGGCTATCGGATCGCCGAACACGCCGCCGGCCGCGGCCTCGCGACCGCCGCCGTCCGCGAGGTGCTGGAGCTGGCGCCGACGTACGGGCTCACCTCGATCCGGGCCGAGACGACGCTCGACAACGCCGCTTCGCGGGTCATCCTCGGGCGCGTCGGCTTCGAACCGACCGGCGACGTCACGCTCAGCGGCAAGCCGGGCATCAGCTTTCTGTTGAAACTCGCCTGA
- a CDS encoding PHP domain-containing protein, whose translation MNDVLPPIRQLQRIGFLLERKREETHRVRAFRKAAWALQKLSPKELDAHVAAGSLTDVPDVGKTTAKVVMEAAEGRTADYLAKLESVVGPLVAGGDALRSMLRGDLHTHSEWSDGGSPIEEMAETAIELGHDYMALTDHSPRLKVANGLSIERLREQLDVVKRVNAELAPFRILTGIEVDILEDGRLDQSPEILAELDLVVASVHSKLRMESDEMTRRMVIAIANPNVDVLGHCTGRLITGGRGTRPESTFDAEIVFEACRRFDVAVEINSRPERLDPPKRLLRLAEEMGCVFSLDTDAHAPGQLDWQPYGCLRAEECGVPGDRIVNTMELDDLLAWTEQHSVD comes from the coding sequence GTGAACGACGTTCTGCCTCCGATCCGGCAGCTGCAGCGGATCGGGTTCCTGCTCGAACGCAAGCGCGAGGAGACGCACCGGGTCCGGGCGTTTCGCAAAGCAGCGTGGGCGTTGCAGAAGCTGTCGCCCAAGGAGCTGGACGCCCACGTCGCCGCAGGATCGCTGACCGACGTACCCGACGTCGGCAAGACCACGGCCAAGGTCGTCATGGAGGCGGCCGAGGGCAGGACCGCCGACTACCTGGCGAAGCTCGAGTCGGTCGTTGGCCCACTCGTCGCCGGGGGAGACGCGCTGCGCTCGATGCTGCGCGGCGATCTGCACACCCACTCGGAGTGGTCCGACGGCGGCAGCCCGATCGAGGAGATGGCCGAGACCGCGATCGAGCTCGGCCACGACTACATGGCGCTGACCGATCACTCGCCCCGGTTGAAGGTCGCGAACGGCCTGTCGATCGAACGCCTCCGCGAGCAGCTCGACGTTGTCAAGCGTGTCAACGCCGAGTTGGCACCGTTCCGGATCCTCACCGGCATCGAGGTCGACATCCTCGAAGACGGCCGCCTCGACCAGTCACCGGAGATCCTCGCCGAGCTCGACCTCGTGGTCGCGAGCGTGCACTCGAAGCTGCGCATGGAGTCCGACGAGATGACGCGGCGGATGGTGATCGCGATCGCCAACCCGAACGTCGACGTCCTCGGCCACTGCACCGGTCGCCTCATCACCGGCGGACGAGGAACGCGGCCAGAGTCGACGTTCGACGCCGAGATCGTGTTCGAGGCCTGCCGCCGCTTCGACGTGGCCGTCGAGATCAACTCCCGGCCGGAGCGCCTCGACCCGCCGAAGCGCCTGCTCCGGCTGGCCGAGGAGATGGGCTGCGTCTTCTCCCTCGACACCGACGCGCACGCGCCCGGACAGCTGGACTGGCAACCGTACGGCTGCCTCCGCGCCGAGGAGTGCGGCGTCCCCGGCGACCGGATCGTCAACACGATGGAGCTCGACGACCTCCTCGCCTGGACCGAGCAGCACTCCGTCGACTAG
- a CDS encoding PPOX class F420-dependent oxidoreductase, with product MAFSEDEAAYLRAHTLGRLATLGEDGQPDVMPVAVEYDGTHLWVGGPPGIVKTRKFRNLAAGRTKVAVVVDDHPSFDPFVARGIRIYGIGEQPFERTGMVGPGVYLRITPTVSWSWNLAGEPVGETWYPSTKTVH from the coding sequence ATGGCGTTCAGCGAGGACGAAGCCGCCTACCTCCGCGCGCACACGCTCGGACGGCTCGCGACGCTCGGGGAGGACGGGCAGCCGGACGTGATGCCGGTCGCGGTGGAGTACGACGGCACCCACCTGTGGGTCGGCGGACCGCCGGGGATCGTCAAGACCCGAAAGTTCCGGAATCTCGCCGCCGGCAGGACGAAGGTCGCGGTGGTGGTGGACGACCACCCCTCGTTCGACCCGTTCGTCGCCCGGGGGATCCGGATCTATGGGATCGGGGAGCAGCCTTTCGAACGTACCGGCATGGTCGGCCCTGGGGTTTATCTGCGGATCACGCCGACGGTCTCCTGGAGCTGGAACCTTGCAGGGGAACCTGTCGGTGAGACCTGGTATCCATCCACGAAGACCGTCCACTAG
- a CDS encoding sugar ABC transporter ATP-binding protein yields MTDTPLLHTSEIAKRYGSVVALRSVDLVVGRGEVHGLVGANGAGKSTLVKILTGVLRPDSGVVEVDGKRVRLRSPAHARAAGLAPVFQDPAFARDLTLADNLKLTGTSHAGFRRQLELLEIRDVDLGARAGELALPLLRMLDLARSLAHDPRLILLDEITAALPADYAQQVFGAIARAKADGRSVLFISHRLLEVQELCDQVTVLRDGRNVVTHARAEDLEQRIVAAMLGERAALAVTEPAKVAPVRSVVPGEPALSVRNLSDGHRVRDVSFSIAKGEVLGITGLEGQGQDELFALLSGDRRASGGEIVVAGQPLSARHPVDAIRRGLALVPGDRLEALLPQRPVAENLATPTYARPSKWGWINADRERQKVSDAIKRLSIDTRAQAQVKRLSGGNQQKVAIGRWLVAGFDTLLCFDPTRGIDVGTKHQIYDLFRELADAGRSVLMFTSELREVPLACDRVLVMYGGRIVAEMPSAEADEATLLNSAHGLAETLADQA; encoded by the coding sequence GTGACGGACACACCCCTCCTGCACACGAGCGAGATCGCCAAGCGGTACGGGTCGGTCGTCGCGTTGCGTTCGGTCGACCTGGTCGTCGGGCGCGGTGAGGTGCACGGCCTGGTCGGTGCGAACGGAGCGGGCAAGAGCACGCTGGTGAAGATCCTCACCGGCGTGCTCCGCCCGGACTCCGGCGTCGTCGAGGTCGACGGGAAGCGCGTACGGCTGCGTTCTCCGGCGCACGCTCGGGCCGCGGGACTGGCGCCGGTGTTCCAGGATCCGGCGTTCGCTCGCGACCTCACCCTCGCTGACAACCTGAAGTTGACAGGAACGTCGCACGCCGGGTTCCGGCGCCAGCTCGAGCTGTTGGAGATCCGCGACGTCGACCTGGGTGCGCGGGCTGGCGAGCTCGCTCTGCCGTTGCTGCGCATGCTGGATCTCGCGCGCAGTCTCGCGCACGACCCGCGGCTGATCCTGCTGGACGAGATCACCGCGGCTCTCCCCGCCGACTACGCGCAGCAGGTGTTCGGGGCGATCGCTCGGGCGAAGGCGGACGGCAGGTCAGTGCTGTTCATCTCGCACCGGCTGCTCGAGGTGCAGGAGCTGTGCGACCAGGTGACCGTGCTGCGGGACGGGCGGAACGTCGTCACGCACGCGCGGGCGGAGGACCTGGAACAGCGGATCGTCGCCGCGATGTTGGGCGAACGGGCGGCGCTCGCTGTCACCGAGCCCGCCAAGGTCGCGCCGGTGCGCTCGGTTGTGCCCGGCGAGCCGGCGCTGTCCGTACGCAACCTGTCCGACGGTCATCGGGTACGGGACGTCTCGTTCTCGATCGCGAAGGGCGAGGTGCTCGGCATCACCGGGCTGGAGGGGCAGGGGCAGGACGAGCTGTTCGCCCTGCTCTCCGGGGATCGGCGCGCGTCCGGCGGCGAGATCGTCGTCGCCGGGCAACCGCTGTCCGCCCGGCACCCGGTGGATGCGATCCGGCGCGGGCTGGCGCTCGTGCCCGGCGACCGGCTGGAGGCGTTGCTGCCGCAGCGTCCCGTCGCGGAGAACCTCGCGACGCCGACGTACGCACGGCCGAGCAAGTGGGGCTGGATCAACGCCGATCGCGAACGCCAGAAGGTGTCCGACGCGATCAAGCGGCTGTCGATCGACACGCGCGCGCAGGCGCAGGTGAAGCGACTGTCCGGCGGCAACCAGCAGAAGGTCGCGATCGGCCGGTGGCTGGTGGCGGGCTTCGACACGTTGCTCTGCTTCGACCCGACGCGAGGCATCGACGTCGGGACGAAGCACCAGATCTACGACCTGTTCCGGGAGCTCGCCGACGCGGGGCGGTCGGTGCTGATGTTCACGTCGGAGCTGCGCGAGGTACCGCTGGCGTGTGACCGAGTGCTGGTGATGTACGGCGGGCGGATCGTCGCTGAGATGCCATCCGCCGAGGCCGACGAGGCGACGTTGCTCAACTCCGCACACGGGTTGGCCGAGACGTTGGCGGACCAGGCATGA
- a CDS encoding GIY-YIG nuclease family protein, with product MVVDIYFPEDNGMGQDDLERQATSKAGFIRAYGMHWQADEVDWKGSETGRYREILGRIGINRPGLKVANFWHQRGIYVLHSAHGPYYVGQTIAGGMSLGMRLRQHYLGKNRSPHAGKWDRFSWFGWRGTLSSTDDRGLQRLRNHPRQLLTGSRNTVQDIESLLIHTLGTLNAGNSRREGFVAAAQWEQIWWSERDHYLEKIAP from the coding sequence GTGGTCGTCGACATCTATTTCCCTGAGGACAACGGAATGGGTCAGGACGATCTCGAGCGGCAAGCAACTTCGAAGGCTGGCTTCATTCGTGCCTACGGAATGCATTGGCAGGCCGACGAAGTCGACTGGAAAGGTAGCGAGACTGGCCGTTACAGAGAGATCCTCGGGCGGATCGGCATTAACCGCCCCGGACTGAAGGTGGCCAACTTCTGGCACCAACGGGGCATCTATGTGCTGCATAGCGCGCACGGGCCGTACTACGTCGGCCAGACCATCGCCGGGGGGATGAGTCTTGGGATGCGCCTTCGGCAGCACTACTTGGGGAAAAACCGAAGCCCGCATGCTGGAAAGTGGGACAGATTCTCCTGGTTCGGATGGCGCGGCACGTTATCAAGCACAGATGATCGAGGCCTTCAACGGCTGCGAAACCATCCGCGTCAACTGCTCACCGGATCGCGCAATACGGTGCAGGACATCGAGAGCTTGCTGATCCACACCCTCGGAACACTGAATGCTGGAAACTCGCGTCGAGAAGGATTCGTAGCCGCAGCTCAGTGGGAGCAGATTTGGTGGTCTGAACGCGACCACTATCTTGAGAAAATTGCACCTTAG
- a CDS encoding Type 1 glutamine amidotransferase-like domain-containing protein, producing MRVLLTSSGIRNGTIEDALVELLGKPIAECDALYIPTAIYPFPGGGGHVLRTMSGGSPARLADLGWKSLGLLELSVLPSIEEDAWVPTVRDADALLVGGGDPLFLANWMRRSGLTELLPTLRSEAVYVGVSAGSIAATSTFVETFVDPPRESDGPLKSEPVVFATPQGDVDRILVTGQGAGLVDFGVIPHFENPDHPDASLPNAELWAARIPAPTYAIDDDSAIKVVDGVAEVVSAGQWKLFQP from the coding sequence GTGCGAGTCCTACTCACCTCGTCCGGGATCAGGAACGGAACCATCGAGGACGCGCTGGTCGAGCTGCTGGGCAAGCCGATCGCCGAGTGCGACGCCCTCTACATCCCCACCGCCATCTATCCGTTCCCCGGCGGGGGCGGGCACGTGCTGCGGACGATGTCCGGTGGGAGTCCGGCGCGGTTGGCCGACCTGGGGTGGAAGTCGTTGGGCCTGCTGGAGCTGTCGGTGCTGCCCAGCATCGAGGAGGACGCGTGGGTCCCGACGGTCCGGGACGCCGACGCCCTACTGGTCGGGGGCGGCGACCCGCTGTTCCTCGCCAACTGGATGCGGCGCTCCGGGCTGACCGAGCTGCTGCCGACGCTGCGTTCCGAGGCGGTTTATGTGGGGGTGAGTGCCGGGAGCATCGCCGCGACCTCGACGTTCGTCGAGACGTTCGTGGACCCGCCCCGCGAGAGCGACGGACCGCTGAAGTCCGAGCCTGTCGTCTTCGCCACGCCGCAAGGGGACGTGGACAGGATCCTGGTCACGGGACAGGGCGCGGGGCTCGTCGACTTCGGGGTGATCCCGCACTTCGAGAACCCGGACCATCCCGACGCCTCGTTGCCGAACGCCGAGCTGTGGGCGGCGCGGATTCCCGCGCCGACGTACGCGATCGACGACGACTCCGCGATCAAGGTGGTCGACGGCGTCGCCGAGGTCGTCTCCGCGGGGCAGTGGAAGCTGTTCCAGCCCTAG
- a CDS encoding acyltransferase domain-containing protein codes for MLVVVAPGQGAQTPGFLEPWLEDPTFAERMRWLSAVCDIDLVHYGTKADAETIRNTAIAQPLLVASGLVAALALFPHPSASAFRRIDLAAGHSVGEVTAAAGVGVITAEQAMVFVRERGKAMAEAAAKTPTGMMAVLGGDPEEVLDAIAKHGLTAANNNGPGQVVAAGTLEDLEKFSANPPAKTRLVPLQVAGAFHTHYVHHAVELLGGYARAISTHDPRTRLLSNRDGHVVHNGREVLDRIVKQVSSPVRWDLCMQAMQDLGVTGMLEIPPAGTLTGIARRALRGVETFALKTPDQLDDARAFVEKHGERSPLEGNPTWRLLVSPVKGTFSVAQDHPSTGTELQPGALVGSVHSLRDDLPVAAPHGGTIVEWLVEDGDPVSPGQPIVRLHPHPAGVGTP; via the coding sequence ATGCTGGTCGTCGTAGCGCCCGGGCAAGGGGCGCAAACCCCTGGATTCCTCGAACCGTGGCTCGAGGACCCCACCTTTGCCGAACGTATGCGTTGGTTGTCGGCGGTTTGCGACATCGACCTCGTGCACTACGGCACCAAGGCCGACGCCGAGACGATCCGCAACACCGCCATCGCGCAGCCGCTGCTCGTGGCCTCCGGGCTCGTCGCGGCCCTCGCGCTGTTCCCCCATCCCTCCGCGTCCGCGTTCCGCCGGATCGACCTCGCCGCCGGCCACAGCGTCGGTGAGGTCACCGCGGCCGCCGGCGTCGGCGTGATCACCGCCGAGCAGGCGATGGTGTTCGTTCGCGAACGCGGCAAGGCGATGGCCGAGGCCGCCGCGAAGACCCCCACCGGGATGATGGCCGTCCTCGGCGGCGACCCCGAAGAGGTCCTCGACGCGATCGCGAAGCACGGCCTCACCGCCGCGAACAACAACGGTCCCGGCCAGGTCGTCGCCGCCGGCACGCTGGAGGACCTGGAGAAGTTCAGCGCGAACCCGCCCGCGAAGACCCGGCTCGTCCCGCTGCAGGTCGCCGGCGCGTTCCACACCCACTACGTCCACCACGCGGTCGAGCTGCTCGGCGGGTACGCCCGCGCGATCAGCACCCACGACCCCCGTACTCGGCTGCTGTCCAACCGCGACGGCCACGTCGTGCACAACGGCCGCGAGGTGCTCGACCGGATCGTCAAGCAGGTCAGCTCCCCCGTCCGCTGGGACCTGTGCATGCAGGCGATGCAGGACCTCGGCGTCACCGGCATGCTGGAGATCCCGCCCGCCGGCACGTTGACCGGCATCGCCCGGCGCGCGCTGCGCGGCGTCGAGACGTTCGCGCTCAAGACCCCGGACCAGCTCGACGACGCCCGCGCGTTCGTCGAGAAGCACGGTGAACGCAGCCCGCTGGAGGGCAACCCGACCTGGCGGCTGCTCGTGTCGCCGGTCAAGGGCACGTTCAGCGTGGCCCAAGACCACCCTTCTACCGGCACCGAGCTCCAACCCGGCGCTCTGGTCGGCAGCGTGCACAGCCTGCGGGACGACCTCCCCGTGGCGGCACCGCACGGAGGCACGATCGTGGAATGGCTCGTGGAGGACGGCGATCCCGTCTCACCGGGCCAACCCATCGTCCGGTTGCACCCGCATCCGGCCGGGGTGGGGACCCCGTGA
- a CDS encoding SPFH domain-containing protein: MEWYVLLGIAAGAILVVALLFRTIWKVAEPNEALIISGLWARSKNADTAESLIFKIVTGTGTLVLPGFQTSRRLLLDSRAATLQVGCVTKQGIPVQVRGVVIYKVGDDFASIANAARRFLDQQDTMDAKIHELFAGHLRSIIGNLTVEDLVLNRERLTSEIRGSSADEMSKLGLVVDSLQIQEIDDTTGYIANLGKPHAAAIAALARAAEAQRDQEATLAEQAANAEKAAAVRASQIRQAEYQAEVDQAAATSKQAGPLADASAKQDVIRAETEAAQLAANLAEQKLQSEVRKPADARAYETRTIAEADRDARISAAQAQAQETELRAQADATQVKTAATAQAEATRMRGEAEASATRATGEAEADASKAQGLALAEAARAKGLAEAEAIKARAAALAENQDAVVAQQLAEKWPEIVKAGAGAFSNVDHMIVMNGADGVSDLLTKALTMGGTGLGLAKQMLDAMSTTKDKDKAVENGKPTEAILSSTIDPPAVPPAS, encoded by the coding sequence ATGGAGTGGTACGTGCTGTTGGGCATCGCGGCAGGAGCGATCTTGGTGGTCGCGCTCCTGTTCCGAACGATCTGGAAGGTGGCGGAGCCCAACGAGGCGCTGATCATCTCCGGTCTCTGGGCACGCAGTAAGAACGCCGATACGGCGGAAAGTTTGATCTTCAAGATCGTGACGGGAACGGGCACGCTCGTGCTGCCCGGGTTCCAGACCTCGCGGCGGCTGCTGCTCGACTCGCGCGCGGCGACGCTGCAGGTCGGCTGTGTCACCAAGCAGGGCATCCCGGTGCAGGTACGCGGTGTCGTCATCTACAAGGTCGGGGACGACTTCGCGTCGATCGCCAACGCGGCAAGGCGATTCCTCGACCAGCAGGACACGATGGACGCCAAGATCCACGAGCTGTTCGCGGGTCACCTGCGTTCGATCATCGGCAACCTGACCGTCGAGGACCTGGTGCTCAACCGCGAGCGGCTGACGTCGGAGATCCGCGGCTCGTCGGCAGACGAGATGAGCAAGCTCGGTCTCGTGGTGGACTCGCTGCAGATTCAGGAGATCGACGACACCACCGGCTACATCGCCAACCTGGGCAAGCCGCACGCCGCGGCCATCGCGGCGCTTGCACGTGCTGCCGAGGCGCAGCGTGACCAGGAGGCGACGCTCGCCGAGCAGGCCGCTAACGCGGAGAAGGCCGCCGCCGTACGTGCGAGCCAGATCCGGCAGGCGGAGTACCAGGCCGAGGTCGACCAGGCCGCCGCGACGTCGAAGCAGGCGGGTCCGTTGGCCGACGCTTCGGCGAAGCAGGACGTCATCCGGGCCGAGACCGAGGCCGCCCAGCTCGCCGCGAACCTGGCCGAGCAGAAGCTGCAGTCGGAGGTCCGCAAGCCGGCGGACGCCCGGGCGTACGAGACCCGGACGATCGCCGAGGCGGACCGTGACGCGCGGATCTCGGCGGCTCAGGCGCAGGCACAGGAGACCGAGCTGCGCGCCCAGGCCGACGCGACCCAGGTGAAGACGGCAGCGACCGCCCAGGCCGAGGCGACCCGCATGCGCGGTGAGGCCGAGGCGTCGGCGACGCGCGCGACCGGTGAGGCCGAGGCGGACGCATCGAAGGCCCAGGGTCTCGCGTTGGCGGAGGCGGCGCGGGCGAAGGGTCTCGCGGAGGCCGAGGCGATCAAGGCTCGGGCCGCGGCGCTGGCGGAGAACCAGGACGCGGTCGTCGCCCAGCAGCTGGCGGAGAAGTGGCCGGAGATCGTCAAGGCCGGCGCCGGCGCGTTCAGCAACGTCGACCACATGATCGTGATGAACGGTGCGGACGGTGTGTCGGATCTGCTGACCAAGGCGCTGACGATGGGTGGGACCGGGCTCGGGCTCGCCAAGCAGATGCTCGACGCGATGAGCACGACGAAGGACAAGGACAAGGCGGTGGAGAACGGCAAGCCCACCGAGGCGATCCTGTCGTCCACCATCGACCCGCCGGCCGTCCCGCCGGCGAGCTAG